In the genome of Allorhizobium ampelinum S4, one region contains:
- a CDS encoding NAD(P) transhydrogenase subunit alpha, giving the protein MSADVTLTWLIALYIFMLAAFTGYEVISRVPSILHTPLMSGSNFIHGIVVVGALHTLLTATSIQTQIIGFFGVMLGAANTAGGYVVTDRMLAMFRASGPKGG; this is encoded by the coding sequence ATGAGTGCCGACGTTACGCTGACCTGGCTGATCGCCCTTTACATCTTCATGCTTGCCGCCTTTACCGGTTATGAGGTAATCAGCCGCGTCCCCTCCATCCTGCACACACCGCTGATGTCGGGATCGAACTTCATCCACGGCATCGTCGTGGTGGGCGCATTGCATACGCTGCTTACCGCCACCAGCATCCAAACGCAGATCATCGGTTTCTTTGGGGTCATGCTGGGCGCCGCCAACACGGCAGGCGGCTATGTCGTGACCGATCGCATGCTGGCAATGTTCCGCGCCAGCGGCCCGAAGGGAGGCTGA
- a CDS encoding NAD(P) transhydrogenase subunit alpha — MAFILSVLRETRQGEKRVALAPSVASRLKPLGADVRIETGAGAAATFSDATLADCRIEDDQQTLLGNADIVLAVQPPSVKAVTLMKPGAVLISFIYGETSPDLVRTLRDGKITSFAMEQIPRISRAQAMDALSSQAALAGYYALLLGAVHMPRILPMMTTAVGSLRAAKVLVLGLGVAGLQALATAHRLGAITEGYDVRPETKEQALSLGAKFVETGVDARGEGGYARELTAEEKAKAQTALDKHIVEADMIITTASVPGRPAPKLITAAQIAAMKPGAVIVDLGAEGGGNCEGTRPGETVTAGPATILAPLNVPSMLAQHASELYAKNLFHFVQLIVKDGAVHLDFDDEIVAGTVLTHDGVIRNAAARMAAEATEEKVA, encoded by the coding sequence ATGGCCTTTATTTTATCCGTCCTCCGAGAAACGCGCCAAGGGGAAAAGCGGGTCGCACTGGCGCCGTCCGTCGCCTCACGGCTCAAGCCACTCGGCGCCGATGTCCGGATCGAAACCGGCGCCGGCGCGGCCGCAACCTTTTCAGATGCCACCTTGGCTGACTGCCGAATCGAAGACGATCAGCAAACGCTTCTTGGCAATGCCGATATCGTACTTGCCGTGCAGCCCCCGTCAGTTAAGGCGGTGACGCTGATGAAACCAGGCGCGGTGCTCATATCGTTCATCTATGGCGAGACGTCACCCGATCTCGTCAGAACGCTTCGGGATGGCAAGATCACCAGTTTCGCAATGGAGCAGATTCCGCGCATTAGCCGGGCGCAGGCGATGGACGCGCTGTCGAGCCAGGCCGCACTCGCCGGCTATTACGCGCTGTTGCTTGGCGCCGTTCATATGCCCCGCATTCTGCCGATGATGACGACCGCGGTCGGTTCGCTACGCGCCGCCAAAGTGCTGGTGTTGGGTCTCGGCGTCGCCGGGCTTCAGGCGCTTGCAACGGCTCATCGCCTTGGTGCGATCACCGAAGGCTATGACGTCCGGCCGGAGACCAAGGAACAAGCCCTTTCGCTTGGTGCGAAGTTCGTCGAAACGGGCGTCGATGCCCGTGGCGAAGGCGGCTATGCCCGTGAGTTGACGGCCGAGGAAAAGGCCAAGGCTCAGACGGCACTCGACAAGCATATCGTCGAGGCCGACATGATCATCACCACGGCGTCGGTTCCCGGCCGTCCGGCCCCCAAGCTCATCACGGCTGCACAAATCGCAGCCATGAAGCCTGGCGCCGTCATCGTCGATCTTGGCGCGGAAGGCGGCGGCAACTGTGAAGGCACGCGCCCTGGCGAAACCGTCACAGCCGGACCCGCCACCATTCTCGCCCCCCTGAACGTGCCCTCGATGCTCGCCCAGCATGCCAGCGAACTCTATGCCAAGAACCTGTTCCACTTCGTCCAGTTGATCGTCAAGGATGGCGCCGTGCATCTCGACTTCGACGACGAGATCGTCGCCGGCACCGTGCTCACCCATGACGGCGTCATTCGCAACGCTGCCGCCCGCATGGCGGCCGAAGCTACCGAGGAGAAGGTCGCATGA
- a CDS encoding NAD(P)(+) transhydrogenase (Re/Si-specific) subunit beta has product MSLAFLLVPLEGISGLAAAALFIFGLKRMSSPVTALAGIKIAGIGMLVAVLSAFLVLARLEPQAEARFMSNLALALIALAIGGGWAFWSGRKVAMTGMPQMVALYNGMGGGAAAAIAAAEIIRGDPQTMVLASATLAGALIGSVSLTGSIIAWAKLDGRVDKPWRFPGQQVLNGGVFLVALGLAALAIMNGAGGAAAPLVAVLFFVAALAFGVLMTLPIGGADMPVVISLYNAFTGLAVGLEGYALANPALMIAGMVVGSAGTLLTVLMAKAMNRSLSNVLFSNFGETPVAGSSEVAGSVKPANASDAATALHYASSVIIIPGYGLAVAQAQQKLYEFVKLLQAGGVDVKFAMHPVAGRMPGHMNVLLAEAGVPYDIIFDMEDINDAFATTDAALVIGANDVVNPAARTDKSSPIYGMPILNVDKAHQVYVIKRGQGRGYAGVENLLFYADNCNMVYGDAQAVLTQMVQSIKELAAA; this is encoded by the coding sequence ATGTCGCTCGCCTTTCTTCTGGTACCTCTCGAGGGCATAAGCGGCCTTGCCGCCGCCGCCCTGTTCATCTTCGGCCTGAAGCGCATGTCTTCGCCGGTCACAGCGCTGGCGGGCATCAAGATCGCCGGGATCGGCATGCTGGTCGCCGTGCTTTCCGCGTTTCTCGTGCTGGCGCGACTGGAACCGCAAGCCGAGGCCCGTTTCATGTCCAATCTGGCACTTGCACTGATCGCGCTGGCTATCGGCGGCGGTTGGGCCTTCTGGAGCGGCCGCAAGGTCGCCATGACCGGCATGCCCCAGATGGTGGCGCTCTATAACGGCATGGGCGGTGGCGCGGCGGCCGCGATTGCCGCAGCCGAGATCATCCGGGGTGATCCACAGACCATGGTGCTGGCCAGCGCGACACTCGCCGGCGCTTTGATCGGGTCGGTCTCTCTGACCGGTTCGATCATTGCCTGGGCCAAGCTCGACGGCAGGGTCGACAAGCCATGGCGGTTTCCCGGTCAGCAAGTCCTCAACGGCGGCGTTTTCCTTGTCGCTCTGGGCCTCGCTGCTCTTGCGATCATGAACGGTGCGGGTGGCGCCGCAGCACCCCTCGTGGCGGTGCTGTTCTTCGTCGCCGCGCTCGCTTTCGGCGTGCTGATGACCTTACCCATCGGCGGCGCCGACATGCCGGTGGTGATCTCGCTTTACAATGCCTTTACTGGGCTGGCCGTCGGTCTCGAGGGCTACGCGCTCGCCAATCCCGCCCTGATGATCGCCGGCATGGTGGTCGGCTCCGCCGGCACGTTGTTGACGGTTCTCATGGCAAAGGCGATGAACCGGTCCTTGTCGAACGTGCTGTTCAGCAATTTTGGCGAAACGCCTGTTGCAGGCAGCAGCGAGGTCGCCGGGAGCGTGAAGCCGGCGAATGCTAGCGATGCCGCGACGGCCCTGCATTACGCCTCGTCGGTCATCATCATTCCCGGGTACGGGCTCGCGGTCGCCCAGGCACAGCAGAAGCTCTACGAGTTCGTCAAGCTGCTTCAGGCCGGGGGTGTCGACGTCAAGTTCGCCATGCATCCCGTTGCCGGCCGCATGCCGGGGCACATGAACGTGCTGCTCGCCGAGGCTGGCGTCCCCTACGACATCATCTTCGACATGGAAGACATCAACGATGCCTTTGCCACGACCGATGCCGCATTGGTCATCGGCGCCAACGACGTCGTCAATCCCGCCGCCCGCACCGATAAGAGCTCACCGATCTACGGCATGCCGATCCTGAACGTCGACAAGGCCCATCAGGTTTATGTCATCAAGCGGGGCCAAGGCCGAGGATATGCCGGCGTCGAGAACCTGCTGTTCTATGCCGACAACTGCAACATGGTCTACGGCGACGCCCAGGCTGTGCTGACGCAGATGGTTCAATCGATCAAGGAGCTTGCCGCGGCCTGA
- the rbbA gene encoding ribosome-associated ATPase/putative transporter RbbA — MATANDPIARISGVSHHFGKLQALRDASIDLPAGQMVALIGPDGAGKSTLLGLIAGTRKIQTGTIRVLGGDMGDAAHRRDVCTQIAYMPQGLGKNLYQEISVAENLAFFGTLFGLSSQERAIRTERLATATGLLAFLDRPAGKLSGGMKQKLGLCCALIHDPDLLILDEPTTGVDPLSRRQFWTLIADLRRERSSMSVIVSTAYMDEASECDWLVAMDEGRILTSGTPAELRASTGEQDLEAVFTALQAGEKTVKAPLVIPPRPSSTEPPIIVAKELTCRFGKFTAVDRVSFTIEKGEIFGFLGSNGCGKTTTMKMLTGLLAPSEGEATVCGKLVDAHDLSIRRRVGFMSQSFSLYGELTVRQNLLLHARLFHLPEADAKVRIEKLVTDTGLTGYADSEAGSLPLGVRQRLSLAVAIVHDPELLILDEPTSGVDPQARDEFWRLLVDLSRNRGVTIFVSTHFMNEAMRCDRISLMHAGRVLVCDAPEAVIASRRGANLEEAFISYIEEAESSQSSNPATAPSTTIVASAEPLSPAKPAYMPLRRLLAYSQCETRSLLRDPIRLAFAFLGSFVMLLIFGFGMSNDVTNLTFAALDHDNTPESRSYLANFSSSNYFVEKSAIGSLQELEGRLRSNDITLAIEIPPNFGRMVKRGDDWQVSAWIDGANTSRAATIEGYVEQAHNLFSDERERESSSPSTSEASTSIQVRYRYNPTAESIYGIGPSVPAMLLMMFLAILMAVSVAREKEIGTIANFYATPTTRLEFLLGKQLPYIGVGMANFAIMTITVWLLFGVPLKGSVVALTLGALLYTAAASGYGLFISSFTKSQVAAVFAAAVLSLLPTMQFSGMMQPVSTLEGAARLMGNLWPTSYYMQISVGAFTKGLGFGDLSKDLLLLTLFAPAFLVLSLFFLKKQEK, encoded by the coding sequence ATGGCGACGGCGAACGATCCAATCGCCCGGATCTCCGGCGTGTCCCATCACTTCGGCAAGCTCCAGGCGCTGCGCGACGCGTCCATTGACTTGCCGGCTGGGCAAATGGTCGCCTTGATTGGCCCTGACGGAGCCGGCAAATCGACATTGCTCGGCCTGATCGCCGGCACACGCAAGATCCAGACGGGGACTATTCGTGTGCTGGGCGGCGACATGGGAGATGCGGCCCATAGGCGCGACGTCTGCACACAAATCGCTTATATGCCGCAAGGCCTGGGCAAAAACCTCTATCAGGAAATCAGCGTCGCGGAAAACCTCGCCTTTTTCGGCACACTGTTCGGCCTCTCCAGCCAGGAGCGCGCCATTCGTACAGAGAGGCTGGCGACCGCCACCGGACTGCTCGCCTTTTTGGATCGTCCCGCCGGCAAGCTGTCAGGGGGAATGAAGCAAAAGCTCGGCCTCTGCTGCGCCCTGATCCATGATCCCGATCTTCTTATTCTCGACGAACCGACAACGGGCGTCGACCCGCTTTCGCGTCGCCAATTCTGGACGTTGATTGCCGACCTCAGACGCGAACGGTCAAGCATGAGCGTGATCGTCTCAACCGCCTATATGGACGAGGCGAGCGAATGCGATTGGCTCGTCGCCATGGACGAGGGCAGGATCCTCACCTCTGGTACGCCTGCCGAATTGCGCGCCTCCACGGGCGAGCAGGATCTCGAAGCAGTCTTCACCGCCCTCCAGGCGGGCGAGAAGACCGTGAAAGCCCCCCTGGTCATCCCGCCGCGGCCCAGCAGCACGGAACCGCCCATCATCGTGGCGAAGGAGCTGACCTGCCGTTTTGGCAAGTTCACCGCTGTGGACCGCGTCAGCTTTACGATCGAAAAGGGTGAAATCTTCGGCTTTCTCGGCTCGAACGGCTGCGGCAAGACCACGACCATGAAGATGCTGACCGGGCTTCTGGCACCAAGCGAAGGAGAGGCCACGGTTTGCGGCAAGCTGGTTGACGCCCACGATCTATCGATACGCCGGCGCGTGGGCTTCATGTCGCAGTCCTTCTCGCTCTATGGCGAATTGACGGTGCGGCAAAACCTGCTTCTGCATGCACGCCTGTTCCACCTGCCCGAAGCAGACGCAAAAGTCCGCATTGAGAAGCTCGTGACGGACACCGGTCTTACCGGTTATGCCGATTCCGAGGCCGGATCGCTGCCGCTCGGCGTCCGGCAGCGTCTGTCGCTGGCGGTGGCGATCGTGCATGATCCCGAACTTCTGATTTTGGACGAGCCAACCTCCGGCGTCGACCCGCAGGCGCGGGACGAATTCTGGCGGCTGCTTGTCGATTTGTCGCGCAACCGAGGCGTCACGATCTTCGTGTCGACGCATTTTATGAACGAGGCGATGCGGTGCGACCGCATCTCGTTGATGCATGCCGGCCGCGTGCTTGTCTGCGATGCACCTGAAGCAGTCATCGCCTCTCGCCGCGGCGCCAATCTGGAGGAAGCGTTCATCTCCTACATAGAGGAGGCAGAATCATCCCAGTCCTCCAATCCGGCGACGGCCCCCTCGACAACGATCGTGGCGAGCGCAGAGCCGCTTTCTCCAGCAAAGCCTGCATACATGCCGCTTCGGCGCCTCCTGGCATACTCGCAATGCGAGACCCGGTCTCTGTTGCGTGACCCGATCCGCCTCGCCTTCGCCTTTCTCGGCTCTTTCGTCATGCTTCTGATCTTCGGCTTCGGCATGTCCAACGATGTGACCAATCTCACCTTCGCAGCGCTCGACCATGACAACACGCCGGAAAGCCGCTCCTATCTAGCCAATTTCTCCAGTTCTAATTATTTCGTAGAGAAATCCGCGATTGGCAGTCTCCAGGAACTGGAAGGCCGCCTACGCTCCAACGACATCACGCTTGCCATCGAAATTCCTCCCAACTTCGGCCGGATGGTCAAGCGCGGCGACGACTGGCAGGTGTCTGCCTGGATCGATGGCGCCAACACCTCACGCGCAGCTACGATCGAGGGCTATGTCGAGCAGGCACACAACCTCTTCTCTGATGAGCGGGAACGGGAGTCGAGTTCACCCTCGACATCGGAAGCAAGCACCTCGATCCAGGTCCGCTACCGCTACAATCCGACAGCGGAGAGCATATACGGAATAGGCCCATCTGTGCCGGCAATGCTGCTTATGATGTTCCTCGCTATCCTGATGGCGGTTAGTGTGGCGCGGGAAAAGGAAATCGGCACGATCGCAAACTTCTACGCCACGCCGACGACACGGCTCGAATTTCTGCTTGGAAAACAACTCCCCTATATCGGCGTTGGCATGGCCAACTTCGCGATCATGACCATTACCGTCTGGCTGCTGTTCGGCGTGCCTCTCAAGGGAAGCGTCGTGGCGCTGACATTGGGCGCCCTGCTCTATACGGCCGCCGCTTCTGGCTACGGACTTTTCATTTCGAGCTTCACCAAGAGCCAGGTCGCCGCCGTCTTCGCGGCGGCGGTGCTGTCGCTACTGCCGACCATGCAGTTCTCGGGAATGATGCAGCCGGTTTCGACCCTTGAAGGCGCCGCGCGGCTGATGGGCAATCTGTGGCCGACATCTTATTACATGCAGATCAGCGTCGGCGCTTTCACCAAGGGGCTCGGCTTCGGCGACCTCTCCAAGGACCTGCTCCTGCTTACCCTGTTTGCGCCGGCCTTCCTCGTGCTCTCCCTGTTCTTCCTGAAGAAGCAGGAGAAATAG
- a CDS encoding HlyD family secretion protein — MLISILLLGAGGTGAWYWWQSRQDQLPEGLVSGNGRIESDQVEISAKSAGRVQKVLVQEGDLVSPGQVLAYIDTTELQASRAKYVADLATQEASMLEAKATVVQRQAELTLKEANLRRALNTIQNGAISQKERDEAQSEHDSAKAILDASEKSVTASERSIDAAQALIDQIDAQIADAALAAPVKGRVLYRLANPGEVVSAGGKVLTIIDLAEIFMEIYLPLEQAMRVPIGSQARIQFDGADFAIPAKVSFVSPEAQFTPKQVETRNERDKLVFRLKLRVPPSLTQSHITMVKTGARGVGYVRLDPTPPNWPDSLQKRFQGDPIDAGD; from the coding sequence TTGCTGATATCGATCCTGCTCCTGGGCGCTGGGGGCACTGGTGCCTGGTATTGGTGGCAGAGCCGGCAAGACCAGCTGCCGGAGGGGCTGGTTTCCGGAAACGGGCGCATCGAATCTGATCAGGTCGAGATTTCTGCAAAGTCTGCCGGGCGCGTTCAAAAGGTGCTCGTACAGGAAGGAGATCTCGTTTCACCCGGGCAGGTGCTCGCCTATATCGACACGACGGAATTGCAGGCCTCCCGCGCAAAATACGTAGCAGACTTGGCAACGCAGGAAGCATCGATGCTTGAGGCCAAGGCGACAGTCGTCCAGCGGCAAGCGGAGCTCACGCTCAAGGAAGCCAATCTGCGGCGGGCGCTCAATACCATCCAAAACGGCGCAATCAGCCAAAAGGAGCGTGACGAGGCGCAGAGCGAGCATGACTCTGCAAAGGCAATTCTGGACGCTTCGGAAAAGAGCGTGACCGCCAGCGAACGTTCTATCGATGCGGCGCAAGCGCTCATCGACCAGATCGATGCGCAGATTGCGGATGCCGCGCTTGCGGCGCCGGTGAAGGGGCGCGTCCTCTATCGGCTGGCAAATCCTGGAGAGGTTGTGAGCGCAGGAGGCAAGGTTCTCACGATCATCGATCTCGCCGAGATCTTTATGGAAATCTACTTGCCCCTGGAACAGGCAATGCGTGTGCCTATCGGTTCGCAGGCCCGCATCCAGTTCGACGGTGCCGATTTCGCAATCCCCGCCAAGGTCAGCTTTGTCTCTCCGGAAGCCCAGTTCACGCCGAAGCAAGTCGAGACGCGCAACGAGAGGGACAAGCTGGTCTTCAGGCTCAAGCTCCGCGTCCCGCCAAGTCTGACCCAAAGCCACATAACAATGGTGAAGACGGGAGCGCGCGGGGTTGGCTATGTCCGCCTTGACCCGACCCCTCCCAACTGGCCCGATTCCCTCCAAAAGCGTTTCCAAGGCGATCCGATCGACGCGGGGGATTGA
- a CDS encoding ABC transporter permease, whose amino-acid sequence MISLSTIVWLGIKELRTLAKDMMMILFIIWSFGFSIYTQASGGGETVNNAAIAFVDEDHSRLSRSIAEQFAPPYFQLVKTIRAADIDRAMDEGDYTFILVIPPGFEKDTIRGRDTDVQLLVDATASQQAGLGSSYIQNYVTAAVKRLRNEYEQTTGLSSNLVIRRAFNPNGTQSWFRAIVSLTDQLSMLIIILTGAALLREREHGTIEHLLVMPITAVEIALAKVWSNGLVILVAFACSLLFIVEGALDVPVAGSHALLFLGTAIYVFAASAIGIFLGTLARTMAQFALLMIMTVMPIMMLSGGMSPVESQPQWIQYVTWLLPSRHYISFMQAIVYRGADFATVWKEFATVLVMGLTFLTASLLAFRRSVAATR is encoded by the coding sequence ATGATAAGCCTATCCACCATAGTCTGGCTCGGAATCAAGGAACTGCGGACGCTTGCTAAGGACATGATGATGATCCTCTTCATCATCTGGTCCTTCGGTTTCAGCATCTACACGCAAGCGAGCGGCGGCGGAGAAACCGTCAACAACGCGGCAATCGCTTTTGTCGACGAAGATCACTCTCGGCTGTCCCGCTCGATCGCGGAGCAATTTGCGCCGCCCTACTTCCAACTGGTCAAAACAATCAGAGCAGCCGATATCGACCGGGCGATGGACGAGGGGGACTACACCTTTATCCTCGTTATTCCGCCGGGATTTGAAAAGGACACGATACGCGGACGCGACACCGATGTTCAACTGCTTGTGGATGCGACGGCCTCCCAGCAGGCGGGGCTCGGGTCCAGCTACATTCAGAATTACGTGACCGCTGCCGTAAAACGACTCCGCAACGAATATGAACAGACGACCGGCCTTTCCTCCAATCTCGTCATTCGCCGCGCCTTTAATCCCAACGGCACACAATCCTGGTTCAGGGCGATCGTGAGCCTCACGGATCAACTGTCAATGCTGATCATCATCCTCACCGGCGCAGCCCTTCTGCGTGAGCGCGAGCATGGCACGATCGAGCATCTGCTGGTCATGCCGATCACTGCGGTCGAAATCGCGCTCGCCAAGGTCTGGTCGAACGGACTTGTCATCCTCGTCGCGTTCGCTTGTTCGCTTTTGTTCATCGTCGAGGGCGCGCTTGACGTTCCCGTCGCCGGCTCGCACGCCCTGCTCTTTCTTGGCACCGCAATCTACGTATTCGCTGCATCCGCCATCGGTATTTTCCTCGGCACGTTGGCGCGCACTATGGCCCAATTTGCGCTGCTCATGATCATGACGGTCATGCCCATCATGATGTTGTCCGGCGGTATGTCTCCGGTGGAGAGCCAACCGCAATGGATTCAGTATGTGACGTGGTTGCTTCCGTCGCGCCACTACATCAGCTTCATGCAGGCGATTGTTTATCGGGGTGCTGATTTCGCGACCGTGTGGAAGGAGTTCGCGACCGTATTGGTAATGGGTTTGACCTTCCTCACCGCAAGCCTTCTTGCCTTCCGGCGCTCGGTGGCGGCCACGCGCTAA